From a region of the Alosa sapidissima isolate fAloSap1 chromosome 9, fAloSap1.pri, whole genome shotgun sequence genome:
- the myh11a gene encoding myosin-11a isoform X3 has protein sequence MAKKQMTEDEKFLFLDKDFINSPVAQADWAAKKLVWVPSEKNGFEAASIKEEHGDDVLVELADNAKKLTVNKDDIQRMNPPKFSKVEDMAELTHLNEASVLHNLRERYFSGLIYTYSGLFCVVVNPYKMLPIYSDKIIEMYKGKKRHEVPPHIYSITDNAYRNMMQNREDQSILCTGESGAGKTENTKKVIQYLAVVASSHKGKKDTSAKTESGSGLSFGELEKQLLQANPILEAFGNAKTIKNDNSSRFGKFIRINFDVTGYIVGANIETYLLEKSRCIRQARTERAFHIFYYMVAGAKDKLREDLLLEPWNKYRFLLEGHVQVPGATDEDMYEETLEAMDIMGFTDEERIDVQKVVSTVLQLGNIEFKKERNQEQATMPDNTAAQKVCHLQGINVIDFTKAMLTPRIKVGREVVQKAQTKEQADFAVEALAKAMYERLFRWILARVNKALDKTKRQGASFLGILDIAGFEIFEDNSFEQLCINYTNERLQQLFNHTMFILEQEEYQREGIEWNFIDFGLDLQPCIELIERPNNPPGILALLDEECWFPKATDVSFVEKLVNTQGNHTKFSKPKQLKDKTEFSVLHYAGKVDYNATAWLTKNMDPLNDNVTALLSNSSNAFMAELWRDADRVVGLDTLAKMSDSGPSSSKTKKGMFRTVGQLYKESLAKLMTTLHNTQPNFVRCIIPNHEKRAGKLDANLVLEQLRCNGVLEGIRICRQGFPNRIVFQEFRQRYEILAAGHIPKGFMDGKQACCVMMKHLDLDANLFRIGQSKIFFRTGVLAQLEEERDMKITVIVIAFQAHARGFLARKAFAKLQQQLTAMKVIQRNCAAYLKLRNWQWWRLFTKVKPLLQVTRQEEEMSLKDDELKRVQESAQRFETELKDITLKHTQIVEERNQLQEQLQAETELYAEAEEMRVRLASKKQELEEILHEMEARLEEEEDRSILLQEEKKKMQAQMQDLEEHLEEEEDARQKLQLEKVTCEGKIKKLEDDLIVMDDQNMKLQKERKLLEERVADMSSNLAEEEEKSKNLTKLKNKHESMISELEVRLKKEEKGRQELDKAKRKLEAESNDLQEQIADLLAQIADLKSQLAKKEEELQNALARLEDELAQKNNALKKIRELEGHISDLQEDLESERSARNKAEKMKRDLGEELEALKSELEDTLDTTATQQELRAKREQEVTMLKRAMEDESRNHEAQVHEMRQKHTQVVEELNEQLEQSKRVKSNLDKAKQALEKETSELHIEIRSINTAKQDVENKKKKLEGQLGDLQSKYNEGERQRTELNDRVSKITVELEGVTNLLNEAEGKNIKLSKDVASLTTQVHDTQELLAEETRLKLQFSTKLRQMEDDRNGLQEQLDEEAEAKRAVERHVTTLNIQLSDFKKKLEDMSGNVEALEENKKRLQRDLEASNTQFEEKAAAHDKMEKTKNRLQQELEDVLMDLDNQRTVVSNLEKKQKKFDQMLAEEKSISSKYADERDRAEQEAREKETKALSLARALEEAQDSREELERVNKGLKAEMEDLVSSKDDVGKSVHELEKSKRGLEAQVDEMKTQLEELEDELQAAEDAKLRLEVNMQAMKAQFERDLQGRDEMGEDKKRQLVKQVRELETELDDERKQRASMAAAKKKMEGDVKDLEDQIETSNKGRDEAIKQLRKIQAQMKDYQRELDDARSAREDVLSTAKESERKAKSLEAELMQLQEDLAAAERGKKQAEAERDELADELTSNTSGKSALADDKRRLEAKISQLEEELEEEQSNTEIVNDRLRKSTQQVDQLTNELQSERSTSQKNESARQQMERQNKELKAKLQEMENQVKSKFKSSISALESKVAQLEEQLEQESRDKQTTAKAMRQKDKKLKDLIIQVEDERKQAEQYKDQADKTNVRMKQLKRQLEESEEESQRITATRRKLQRELEEAIEANDNMTREVNSLKSKLRGNPEPAQ, from the exons ATGGCTAAGAAGCAAATGACGGAGGACGAAAAGTTCCTCTTCCTGGACAAAGACTTCATCAACAGTCCTGTGGCTCAGGCCGATTGGGCAGCCAAGAAGCTGGTGTGGGTGCCCTCCGAGAAGAATGGCTTTGAGGCGGCCAGCATCAAGGAGGAGCATGGCGACGACGTGCTGGTGGAGCTGGCCGACAATGCCAAGAAGTTGACCGTCAACAAGGACGACATCCAGAGGATGAACCCGCCCAAGTTCAGCAAGGTGGAGGACATGGCCGAGCTCACTCACCTGAACGAGGCCTCCGTGCTGCACAACCTGAGGGAGCGTTACTTCTCTGGCCTCATctac ACCTACTCCGGCCTCTTCTGTGTGGTGGTGAATCCCTACAAAATGCTGCCCATCTACTCAGACAAAATCATTGAGATGTACAAAGGGAAGAAGCGCCACGAGGTTCCCCCACACATCTACTCCATCACCGATAATGCCTACAGGAACATGATGCAGA ATCGTGAAGACCAGTCTATTCTCTGCAC AGGGGAGTCTGGGGCAGGAAAGACTGAGAATACCAAAAAGGTCATTCAGTATTTGGCAGTTGTGGCCTCCTCCCACAAAGGCAAAAAGGACACAAGTGCT AAAACAGAATCAGGATCGGGGTTGTCTTTT GGAGAGCTGGAGAAGCAGCTGCTGCAGGCCAACCCCATCCTGGAGGCCTTTGGTAACGCCAAGACCatcaaaaatgacaactcctccAGATTT GGCAAATTTATCCGCATTAACTTTGATGTGACAGGCTACATTGTTGGAGCCAACATTGAAACCT ACCTTCTGGAGAAGTCTCGCTGTATCCGACAGGCTAGAACAGAGAGAGCCTTCCACATCTTCTACTACATGGTGGCCGGAGCCAAGGACAAGTTACGAG AGGACCTGTTGCTGGAGCCCTGGAACAAATACCGCTTCCTGCTTGAGGGCCACGTCCAGGTGCCAGGCGCCACGGATGAAGACATGTATGAAGAGACCCTGGAGGCCATGGACATCATGGGCTTCACAGACGAGGAGAGGATAG ATGTCCAAAAGGTGGTCTCCACTGTGCTGCAGCTGGGGAACATTGAGTTTAAGAAGGAGAGGAACCAAGAGCAGGCCACCATGCCAGACAACACAG CTGCCCAGAAAGTGTGCCATCTTCAGGGTATCAATGTCATTGACTTCACAAAGGCTATGCTGACACCGCGCATCAAAGTGGGCCGGGAGGTGGTGCAGAAAGCCCAAACCAAAGAGCAGGCTGATTTTGCAGTGGAGGCCCTGGCCAAGGCCATGTATGAGCGTCTGTTCCGTTGGATTCTCGCCCGCGTGAACAAGGCTCTGGACAAAACCAAACGCCAGGGTGCTTCTTTCCTGGGAATCTTGGATATTGCTGGGTTTGAGATCTTTGAG GATAACTCTTTCGAGCAGCTCTGCATCAACTACACCAACGAAAGGCTGCAGCAGCTGTTCAACCACACCATGTTCATCCTGGAGCAGGAAGAGTACCAGAGGGAGGGCATCGAGTGGAACTTCATCGACTTCGGCCTGGATCTGCAACCCTGCATTGAACTAATTGAAAGACCG AACAACCCTCCAGGCATCCTGGCTCTGCTGGATGAGGAGTGCTGGTTCCCCAAAGCCACGGACGTCTCCTTTGTTGAGAAGCTTGTTAACACACAAGGCAACCACACCAAATTCTCCAAACCCAAACAGCTGAAAGACAAGACAGAGTTCTCTGTGCTTCACTATGCTGGAAAG GTGGACTACAATGCCACAGCATGGCTGACGAAGAACATGGACCCTCTGAATGACAACGTGACTGCTTTACTCAGTAACTCCTCAAATGCATTCATGGCTGAATTGTGGAGAGACG CCGACCGTGTTGTGGGTCTGGACACCTTAGCCAAGATGTCGGACAGTGGACCCAGTTCCTCCAAGACCAAGAAGGGAATGTTCCGCACAGTGGGCCAGCTCTATAAGGAGTCACTGGCCAAACTGATGACCACTCTTCACAACACCCAGCCAAACTTTGTCCGCTGTATCATCCCCAACCACGAGAAGAGG GCAGGGAAGCTGGATGCTAATCTGGTGCTTGAGCAGCTGAGGTGTAACGGTGTGCTGGAGGGTATCCGTATTTGTCGGCAAGGATTCCCCAACAGAATTGTCTTCCAGGAGTTCCGGCAGCG ATATGAAATCTTAGCTGCCGGTCATATCCCTAAAGGCTTTATGGATGGCAAACAAGCTTGCTGCGTCATG ATGAAGCACCTTGATCTGGACGCAAACCTGTTCCGGATTGGTCAGAGTAAGATCTTCTTCAGGACAGGAGTCCTGGcccagctggaggaggagagagacatgaAGATCACGGTCATCGTCATTGCCTTCCAAGCCCATGCTAGAGGATTCCTGGCCAGAAA GGCATTCGCCAAGTTGCAGCAGCAGCTGACAGCTATGAAGGTCATCCAGAGGAACTGTGCCGCCTACCTCAAACTCAGGAACTGGCAGTGGTGGAGACTCTTCACCAAG GTCAAGCCTCTGCTCCAGGTGACCAGACAGGAGGAAGAGATGAGCTTGAAGGACGACGAGCTGAAGAGAGTGCAAGAGTCAGCACAGAGATTCGAGACCGAGCTGAAGGACATCACCTTAAAGCACACTCAG ATTGTGGAGGAGAGGAACCAGCTCCAGGAGCAGCTGCAGGCTGAGACCGAGCTGTACGCTGAGGCCGAGGAGATGAGGGTGCGTCTGGCCAGCAAGAaacaggagctggaggagatccTGCATGAGATGGAGGCCcgtttggaggaggaggaggaccgcTCCATCCTCCtgcaggaggagaagaagaagatgcAGGCGCAGATGCAG gaTCTGGAAGAACAccttgaggaagaggaggatgctCGCCAGAAACTGCAACTGGAAAAAGTCACCTGTGAGGGCAAGATCAAGAAACTGGAGGATGACCTCATTGTTATGGATGACCAGAACATGAAGCTACAGAAG GAAAGGAAACTGCTGGAGGAGAGGGTAGCAGACATGAGCTCCAACTTggcagaggaagaagagaagtcCAAGAATCTCACCAAACTGAAGAACAAGCATGAATCTATGATCTCTGAACTTGAGG TCCGActgaagaaggaggagaagggcaGACAGGAGCTGGACAAGGCCAAGAGGAAGCTGGAAGCTGAGTCAAATGACCTGCAGGAGCAGATAGCCGACCTGCTGGCACAAATCGCTGATCTGAAATCACAGCTTGCAAAGAAGGAAGAAGAGCTCCAGAATGCTTTGGCCAG GCTGGAAGACGAGTTGGCTCAGAAGAACAACGCCCTGAAGAAGATCCGTGAGCTGGAGGGACACATCTCAGACCTGCAGGAGGACCTGGAATCAGAGCGTTCTGCCCGCAACAAAGCAGAGAAGATGAAACGCGACCTGGGAGAAGAGCTGGAGGCCCTCAAGTCCGAGCTGGAGGACACACTGGACACCACGGCCACCCAGCAGGAGCTCAG GGCCAAGCGAGAGCAGGAGGTGACCATGCTGAAGCGGGCGATGGAGGACGAGAGCCGTAACCACGAAGCCCAGGTGCACGAGATGAGGCAGAAACACACCCAGGTCGTGGAGGAGCTCAACGAGCAGCTGGAGCAGTCCAAGAGG GTGAAGTCCAACCTGGATAAGGCCAAGCAGGCCCTGGAGAAGGAGACGTCGGAGCTGCACATCGAGATCCGCTCGATCAACACAGCCAAGCAGGACGTGgagaacaagaagaagaagctgGAAGGCCAGCTGGGTGACCTCCAGTCCAAATACAACGagggggagaggcagaggacAGAGCTGAACGACAGAGTCTCCAAAATAACT GTGGAATTGGAGGGTGTGACCAACCTTCTCAATGAAGCAGAGGGTAAGAACATCAAGCTGAGCAAAGATGTGGCCAGTCTGACCACTCAGGTCCACGACACACAG GAGCTGCTGGCCGAGGAGACCAGACTGAAGCTGCAGTTCTCCACCAAGCTGCGGCAGATGGAGGACGACCGCAACGGTCTTCAAGAGCAGCTGGACGAGGAGGCAGAGGCCAAGAGGGCCGTGGAGAGACATGTCACCACATTAAACATCCAG CTGTCAGACTTCAAGAAGAAGCTTGAGGATATGTCTGGAAACGTAGAGGCGCTTGAAGAGAACAAGAAGCGACTGCAGCGCGATCTTGAGGCTTCCAACACACAGTTTGAGGAGAAGGCAGCAGCTCATGACAAGATGGAGAAGACCAAGAACAGGCTGCAGCAGGAGCTGGAGGACGTCCTGATGGATCTTGACAACCAGAGGACCGTCGTCTCGAACCTGGAGAAGAAACAGAAGAAGTTTGACCAG ATGTTGGCAGAGGAGAAGAGCATCTCCAGTAAGTACGCTGATGAGCGAGATCGGGCTGAGCAGGAGGCCCGTGAGAAGGAGACCAAGGCGCTGTCTCTGGCCCGGGCACTGGAGGAGGCTCAGGACTCACGCGAGGAGCTGGAGAGGGTCAACAAAGGCCTGAAGGCTGAGATGGAGGACCTGGTCAGCTCAAAGGATGACGTTGGCAAGAGC GTCCACGAGCTGGAGAAGTCCAAGCGTGGCCTGGAGGCCCAGGTGGACGAGATGAAGACTcagctggaggagctggaggacgaGCTGCAAGCAGCAGAGGATGCTAAGCTGCGCCTGGAGGTCAACATGCAGGCCATGaaagcccagtttgagagggaCCTGCAGGGCAGAGACGAGATGGGAGAGGACAAGAAGAGACAACTTGTGAAGCAG GTGCGTGAGCTTGAGACAGAGCTGGACGACGAGCGCAAGCAGAGAGCCAGCATGGCCGCCGCcaagaagaagatggagggagacgtGAAGGATCTGGAGGACCAGATCGAGACCTCCAATAAGGGCAGAGATGAGGCCATCAAGCAGCTCCGCAAGATCCAG GCCCAGATGAAGGACTACCAGAGGGAACTGGATGATGCTCGCTCTGCCAGGGAGGATGTTCTCTCCACCGCCAAGGAAAGTGAGAGGAAGGCAAAGAGTCTGGAGGCAGAACTGATGCAGCTGCAGGAG GACTTGGCTGCcgcagagagaggaaagaaacaaGCAGAGGCTGAGAGAGATGAGCTTGCTGATGAGCTTACCAGCAACACCTCTGGAAA GTCAGCCCTTGCAGATGACAAGCGGAGGTTGGAAGCAAAGATTTCTCAGCTGGAGGAGGAACTGGAGGAGGAGCAAAGCAACACGGAGATTGTCAATGATCGACTGAGGAAGAGCACGCAACAG GTTGACCAACTGACCAATGAGCTTCAGTCAGAGCGCTCCACGTCCCAAAAGAATGAGAGTGCACGGCAGCAAATGGAGAGGCAGAACAAAGAACTTAAAGCCAAATTACAGGAGATGGAGAACCAAGTCAAGTCCAAGTTCAAGTCCTCCATCTCCGCCCTGGAGTCCAAAGTGGCTCAGCTGGAGGAGCAGCTGGAGCAGGAGAGCAG AGATAAGCAGACTACTGCCAAGGCCATGCGTCAGAAGGACAAGAAGCTGAAGGACCTGATCATTCAGGTGGAGGATGAGCGGAAGCAAGCAGAGCAGTACAAAGACCAG GCGGACAAAACCAACGTGCGGATGAAGCAGCTGAAGAGGCAGCTCGAGGAGTCAGAGGAGGAGTCCCAGCGCATCACTGCTACCCGCAGAAAACTGcagagagagctggaggaggCCATTGAGGCCAATGACAACATGACGCGCGAGGTCAACTCTCTCAAGAGTAAACTCAG AGGCAATCCTGAACCTGCGCAGTGA